A section of the Babylonia areolata isolate BAREFJ2019XMU chromosome 1, ASM4173473v1, whole genome shotgun sequence genome encodes:
- the LOC143291707 gene encoding ADAM 17-like protease → MGTVEEAQLVTAHGHNWGAEHDPDTEACTPSSMFDSGKYLMYAYSVSGYNSNNHKFSPCSRGDIGAVLSSKAKGCFKESPDDQKTCGNGLIDEGEECDAGYLGMFGLDPCCTSQCKLSGTSTCSPVNHECCEDCQMALSKTPCFGENEISCLNASFCTGDSLDCPRPPYKDEGAPCLDLGKCDGSGVCKPFCEARGKVSCACDQLSQSCQRCCRDSPTSECKPYDNHHPLPNSRPCVMGYCINGVCQKSEISLVKRLFNVFDSLSISQIIQFFRNNIVGCVMVFSLVLWIPFSCCISYHDRKQRRGLQQQVSVDAREFSVSSID, encoded by the exons atggggACAGTTGAAGAGGCACAGCTGGTCACTGCCCatg GTCACAACTGGGGAGCAGAGCATGACCCCGACACAGAGGCCTGCACTCCATCCTCCATGTTCGACAGTGGCAAATACCTCATGTACGCTTACTCCGTCAGCGGCTACAACTCCAACAATCAT AAATTTTCCCCCTGCAGTCGTGGTGATATTGGAGCAGTTCTGTCCAGCAAAGCGAAGGGATGCTTCAAAG aaagcccAGACGACCAGAAGACGTGTGGCAATGGCCTGATAGACGAGGGGGAGGAGTGCGACGCTGGTTACCTGGGGATGTTTGGCCTTGACCCCTGCTGCACCTCGCAGTGTAAGCTGTCTGGCACGTCAACCTGCAG CCCGGTGAACCACGAATGCTGCGAGGACTGTCAGATGGCACTGTCCAAGACGCCCTGTTTCGGGGAGAATGAGATCTCCTGCTTGAACGCTTCCTTTTGCAC TGGGGACAGTTTGGACTGTCCACGTCCACCTTACAAAGACGAGGGAGCACCTTGTTTGGACCT AGGTAAGTGTGACGGCAGTGGTGTGTGCAAACCATTCTGTGAGGCCCGGGGCAAAGTGTCCTGTGCTTGTGATCAGC TGTCCCAGTCCTGTCAGAGGTGCTGCCGTGACAGCCCGACCTCTGAGTGCAAACCGTacgacaaccaccaccctctGCCCAACAGTCGTCCCTGTGTCATGGGCTATTGTATCAAT GGGGTATGCCAGAAAAGTGAAATTTCTCTGGTGAAGCGACTATTCAATGTGTTTGATTCTCTGAGCATCAGTCAAATTA ttcagtttttccGCAACAACATCGTGGGCTGTGTGATGGTGTTCAGCCTTGTTCTGTGGATCCCCTTCAGCTGTTGTATCTCCTACCAT gACAGAAAACAGCGACGAGGTCTGCAGCAGCAAGTCAGTGTTGATGCACGAGAG